The Halarchaeum grantii genome includes a window with the following:
- the glyA gene encoding serine hydroxymethyltransferase: MSYDRVRAVDEDVADALTGERERQNDTLAMIASENHVSEAVLEAQGSELTNKYAEGYPGERYYGGCEYADDVEELAIERAKELWGAEHVNVQPHSGSSANMGVYFSVLEPGDKILSLDLTHGGHLSHGHSVNFAGKLYDVTHYEVDPETGRLDYEALARQAEEVEPDMIVSGFSAYPRTVDWEAIQEAADAVGAYHMADIAHITGLVAAGEHPSPVGVADFVTGSTHKTIRAGRGGIIMCDEEHADAVDTAVFPGAQGGPLMHNVAGKAVGFGEALDPEFKEYAAQVVTNAEVLGETLEEHGFSLVSGGTDTHLVLADLRESHPDVTGGEAEEALEEVGIVLNGNTVPGETRSAFNPSGIRAGTPALTTRGFEEAEMREVGDLIARVIDNLGDEEVYAEVAADVQELCDDHPLYE, encoded by the coding sequence AGCTACGACCGGGTTCGGGCAGTAGACGAGGACGTCGCGGACGCCCTGACGGGCGAGCGCGAGCGGCAGAACGACACCCTCGCGATGATCGCGAGCGAGAACCACGTCAGCGAGGCGGTGCTCGAGGCGCAGGGCTCGGAGCTGACGAACAAGTACGCGGAGGGCTATCCGGGCGAGCGCTACTACGGCGGCTGCGAGTACGCGGACGACGTCGAGGAACTCGCCATCGAGCGCGCGAAGGAGCTCTGGGGCGCCGAGCACGTCAACGTCCAGCCCCACTCCGGCTCCTCCGCGAACATGGGCGTCTACTTCTCCGTGCTCGAACCCGGCGACAAGATCCTCTCGCTGGACCTGACGCACGGCGGCCACCTCTCGCACGGCCACTCGGTGAACTTCGCGGGCAAGCTCTACGACGTCACGCACTACGAGGTCGACCCGGAGACGGGCCGCCTCGACTACGAGGCGCTCGCCCGGCAGGCCGAGGAGGTCGAGCCGGACATGATCGTCTCCGGCTTCTCCGCCTATCCGCGAACGGTGGACTGGGAGGCGATTCAGGAGGCCGCCGACGCGGTGGGCGCCTACCACATGGCGGACATCGCGCACATCACGGGGCTCGTCGCCGCCGGCGAGCACCCCTCGCCCGTGGGCGTCGCGGACTTCGTCACCGGCTCGACGCACAAGACGATCCGCGCGGGTCGCGGCGGCATCATCATGTGCGACGAGGAGCACGCGGACGCCGTCGACACCGCCGTCTTCCCCGGCGCGCAGGGCGGTCCCCTCATGCACAACGTCGCGGGCAAAGCGGTCGGCTTCGGTGAGGCCCTCGACCCCGAGTTCAAGGAGTACGCCGCGCAGGTCGTGACGAACGCGGAAGTGCTCGGTGAGACCCTCGAAGAGCACGGCTTCTCGCTCGTTTCGGGCGGCACCGACACGCACCTCGTGCTCGCGGACCTCCGCGAGTCCCACCCCGACGTCACGGGCGGGGAGGCCGAAGAGGCCCTCGAGGAGGTCGGCATCGTCCTGAACGGCAACACGGTGCCGGGCGAGACGCGCTCGGCGTTCAACCCGTCGGGCATTCGTGCGGGGACGCCCGCGCTCACGACGCGCGGCTTCGAGGAGGCGGAGATGCGCGAGGTCGGCGACCTCATCGCGCGCGTCATCGACAACCTCGGCGACGAGGAGGTCTACGCGGAGGTCGCCGCCGACGTGCAGGAACTCTGCGACGACCACCCGCTGTACGAGTAG